One genomic region from Desulfatibacillum aliphaticivorans DSM 15576 encodes:
- a CDS encoding DUF1353 domain-containing protein, translating into MTEFQKTVTVGSGIGLNGPLQFELLPNGRSARLIKDYKVRISDSRTITVPAGFETDFASVPRLFWRIVPPWGRYSPAAVVHDFLYHTGLVTRVEADRIFLDLMTKLGVPAWKRRLMYWAVRVGGWKAWNDSRRREGSHA; encoded by the coding sequence ATGACTGAGTTTCAAAAGACCGTCACCGTCGGCTCGGGAATCGGACTGAACGGGCCTTTGCAGTTTGAACTGCTGCCCAATGGCCGCAGTGCCCGTCTGATCAAAGACTACAAGGTCAGGATCTCTGACAGCCGAACCATTACCGTGCCTGCCGGATTTGAAACGGATTTTGCATCTGTACCGCGTCTGTTCTGGCGAATTGTGCCGCCATGGGGACGCTATTCTCCGGCTGCCGTTGTGCATGACTTTCTCTATCACACCGGACTGGTGACCCGAGTTGAAGCCGACCGCATATTTCTCGACCTGATGACCAAGCTCGGTGTTCCGGCATGGAAACGCCGACTGATGTATTGGGCTGTTCGCGTGGGTGGCTGGAAGGCTTGGAATGACAGCCGCCGGAGGGAAGGCAGCCATGCTTGA
- a CDS encoding YcbK family protein, translating to MGDLSKNFSRSEFACKGTNCCGHSAPIQPELISALQALRDQVSLPLSITSGFRCNHHNESVGGAAQSFHTLGMAADVDCSDGLTAEDLARAAETIPAFQQGGIGIYPSWVHLDVRTTGKARWRND from the coding sequence ATGGGAGATCTGAGTAAAAATTTCAGCCGGTCCGAATTTGCCTGCAAGGGAACCAACTGCTGCGGGCATTCGGCTCCGATACAGCCTGAACTGATTTCGGCGCTTCAGGCTCTGCGCGATCAAGTAAGCCTGCCGCTGAGCATCACCAGCGGCTTTCGATGTAATCACCATAATGAATCTGTTGGCGGAGCCGCTCAGAGTTTTCACACCTTGGGAATGGCTGCCGATGTCGACTGCTCGGATGGACTGACAGCCGAAGACCTGGCTCGTGCAGCGGAAACCATTCCGGCTTTTCAACAAGGCGGCATCGGAATCTATCCTTCATGGGTCCATCTCGATGTCCGGACAACCGGGAAAGCGAGGTGGCGTAATGACTGA